A region from the Paraurantiacibacter namhicola genome encodes:
- a CDS encoding SDR family oxidoreductase, whose product MTIALEGLTVAVTGAAGGIGSQICKALKAAGANVVASDMQDDGSHVAADHYQQHDVTSADDWAALARLVEKKYGRLDALVNNAGISIVATVENTSLEQWRRLNGVNVESIVLGAQALLPLLKEGGKARASGAAMVNMSSIGGQRGAALNSAYCASKGAVKILTKSMAAEFALLGYNIRANSVHPGGVETPMLKSIIDEYVSLGAVPSADVAKQAIIANHPLGRFARPEEIAGAVVFLCSDAASFVTGAEYNVDGGFTAV is encoded by the coding sequence ATGACCATCGCACTCGAAGGTTTGACCGTTGCCGTCACCGGTGCCGCTGGTGGCATCGGATCGCAGATCTGCAAGGCACTCAAGGCCGCAGGGGCCAATGTGGTGGCCAGCGACATGCAGGACGATGGTTCGCATGTCGCTGCCGATCATTACCAACAGCATGACGTGACCAGCGCAGACGACTGGGCCGCCCTCGCCCGGCTGGTCGAAAAGAAATACGGCCGGCTTGATGCGCTGGTGAACAATGCGGGCATATCGATCGTCGCAACGGTGGAGAACACCAGCCTCGAGCAATGGCGGCGCCTGAATGGGGTGAACGTGGAAAGCATCGTGCTGGGCGCGCAGGCGTTGTTGCCGCTGCTGAAAGAAGGCGGAAAAGCCCGCGCAAGCGGAGCAGCCATGGTCAATATGTCCTCCATCGGCGGCCAGCGGGGCGCGGCGCTTAACTCGGCCTATTGCGCCAGCAAGGGCGCGGTGAAGATCCTGACCAAGTCCATGGCGGCAGAATTCGCCCTGCTGGGCTACAACATCCGCGCCAACAGTGTGCATCCCGGCGGAGTGGAGACGCCGATGCTGAAGAGCATCATCGACGAATACGTCTCCCTGGGCGCGGTGCCGAGCGCGGATGTGGCAAAGCAGGCAATCATCGCGAACCACCCCCTGGGACGCTTCGCCCGGCCGGAGGAGATCGCAGGTGCAGTGGTGTTCCTGTGCTCCGATGCGGCGAGCTTCGTGACCGGTGCGGAATACAATGTGGATGGCGGCTTCACTGCCGTCTGA
- a CDS encoding FAD-binding oxidoreductase, with translation MIDQGLAAQLEALLGDRFTCSPGVCTEHGRDISHLDPHSPDAVVFPLSTEEVQAVVKACAAHGTPIVPYGVGTSLEGNIHALRGGVCIDLSRMDKILKVNQNDLDVVVEPGVTRLQLNEYLRDTGLFFPIDPGANATIGGMASTRASGTNAVRYGTMKDNVLSLEVVTPSGEVIRTARRARKSSAGYDLTRLYVGSEGTLGIITEVTLRLYGMPEKIASAVCPFDDIGNAIQSVMETIQLGVPIARIEFLDTQTIRAVNHVSKLDLPESPHLFLEFHGTEQGVDEQVALVSEIFAGNGAGAFQWAEKPEDRTKLWQARHDAALSIPAYATNTRQWWTDICVPISRLADCIAETHADIAESGLYAPMLGHVGDGNFHLAICQREGEPEDVERAKTLNDRLVRRALAAGGTCTGEHGVGRGKMAYLEEELGGSVDVMRSIKQALDPGNIMNPDKIFHFQG, from the coding sequence GTGATCGACCAAGGCCTTGCAGCGCAGCTCGAGGCCCTGCTTGGCGACCGTTTCACCTGTTCGCCCGGCGTTTGCACCGAACATGGCCGGGATATTTCGCACCTTGATCCGCACTCGCCCGACGCAGTCGTATTTCCGCTATCGACGGAAGAAGTGCAGGCGGTGGTCAAGGCCTGCGCTGCGCACGGAACGCCCATCGTGCCATACGGTGTCGGCACCTCCCTTGAAGGCAATATCCATGCATTGCGCGGCGGCGTGTGCATCGACCTTTCGCGCATGGACAAAATCCTGAAGGTCAATCAGAATGACCTCGACGTTGTGGTAGAACCGGGCGTTACACGGCTGCAACTCAACGAATATCTTCGCGACACAGGCCTGTTCTTCCCGATCGACCCGGGGGCGAACGCCACCATCGGCGGCATGGCCTCCACCCGGGCATCAGGCACCAATGCGGTGCGCTACGGCACGATGAAGGACAATGTCCTTTCGCTGGAAGTGGTCACCCCCAGCGGCGAAGTGATCCGCACCGCGCGCCGCGCCCGCAAGTCCTCCGCCGGATATGACCTGACGCGGCTCTATGTAGGATCGGAAGGCACGCTGGGCATCATCACCGAGGTCACGCTGCGCCTGTATGGCATGCCGGAGAAGATCGCCTCGGCTGTCTGCCCGTTCGACGACATCGGCAATGCCATCCAGTCGGTGATGGAGACTATCCAGCTGGGCGTGCCGATCGCGCGCATCGAATTCCTGGACACGCAGACAATCCGCGCGGTCAATCACGTGTCCAAGCTGGACCTGCCGGAAAGCCCTCACCTGTTCCTGGAGTTCCACGGCACCGAGCAGGGCGTTGATGAGCAGGTCGCACTGGTGAGCGAGATCTTCGCCGGTAACGGTGCAGGCGCCTTCCAATGGGCGGAAAAGCCCGAAGATCGCACCAAGCTGTGGCAGGCGCGGCACGATGCGGCGCTCTCCATCCCGGCCTACGCCACCAACACCAGGCAGTGGTGGACCGACATCTGCGTGCCGATCTCGCGCTTGGCCGACTGCATCGCGGAGACACACGCCGACATCGCCGAAAGCGGCCTGTACGCCCCCATGCTTGGCCATGTCGGCGACGGCAACTTTCACCTCGCGATCTGCCAGCGCGAAGGCGAGCCGGAGGATGTCGAGCGGGCAAAGACACTCAATGACCGCCTCGTCCGGCGCGCTCTGGCTGCCGGGGGCACCTGCACTGGAGAGCACGGCGTGGGCCGCGGCAAGATGGCCTATCTGGAAGAAGAGCTTGGCGGCAGCGTCGATGTGATGCGCTCGATCAAGCAGGCGCTCGATCCCGGCAACATCATGAACCCGGACAAGATTTTCCACTTCCAGGGTTAA
- a CDS encoding 2Fe-2S iron-sulfur cluster-binding protein: MPTVTVLPADIAMETQPGETLLGAAQRLGYTWPTVCGGEGQCRTCYAVIEQGEDALSPVTALEEEASPALAIVARRAGKPVRLACQAVPTGDITVQRSGVRKS; encoded by the coding sequence ATGCCCACTGTCACGGTCCTGCCCGCCGATATCGCCATGGAAACGCAGCCGGGCGAGACGCTTCTCGGCGCGGCGCAGCGGCTCGGCTACACTTGGCCAACCGTCTGCGGCGGCGAAGGCCAGTGCCGTACGTGTTATGCCGTAATCGAGCAGGGTGAGGACGCCCTCTCCCCCGTCACCGCGCTGGAAGAGGAGGCCAGCCCTGCCCTTGCCATCGTGGCGCGGCGAGCGGGAAAGCCTGTCCGGCTGGCCTGCCAGGCCGTGCCTACAGGAGACATCACCGTCCAGCGCAGCGGCGTGCGAAAATCGTGA
- a CDS encoding aromatic ring-hydroxylating oxygenase subunit alpha, giving the protein MNKQADAGSFDPANAEVARCPGRSFQDILAADSGSQPEILKEQSFVHQGDEPLSTDRYLSQEFHDLEKERLWPRVWQMVCREEHIPEVGDHILYEINDDSFIIIRTAPDEIKAYYNVCLHRGTQLRSCAGNVKQLRCPFHGFAWNLDGTLKDIPCRWDFGQVEDKEMNLDEAHVDTWAGFVFINQSEDPQPLAEYMHPAGEHFENWPMHDRHISAHVGKVMNCNWKMAQEAFMEVYHVVSSHPQVLPYVGDCNSQYDIWPDAPHVSRMLTAQMTPSPHLGDTVSDQEMLDAMQADMDLPGFEPITSVPEGVSGRQHFADKLREYFTKVTQADCSHLSNAELLDAIEYFIFPNFHPWGGVTLPMVYRFRPWNNDPGKCLMEVILLRPNPVGEPAPPPAKMRMLSEDEDWGCASELGWLGLVFDQDVVNVARMQEGLKTTRRKGVVMSVYQESRIRHMHNTLSTYLERP; this is encoded by the coding sequence ATGAACAAGCAAGCAGATGCCGGCAGTTTCGACCCCGCCAATGCCGAGGTCGCGCGCTGCCCGGGCCGGTCCTTCCAGGACATCCTCGCCGCAGATTCCGGATCGCAGCCGGAAATTCTGAAGGAACAGAGCTTCGTCCACCAGGGCGATGAGCCGCTCTCGACCGATCGCTACCTCAGCCAGGAATTCCACGACCTGGAAAAGGAGCGGCTGTGGCCGCGCGTGTGGCAGATGGTCTGCCGCGAGGAGCATATCCCCGAAGTCGGCGACCACATCCTTTACGAGATCAACGATGACAGCTTCATCATCATCCGCACCGCGCCGGATGAGATAAAGGCTTATTACAACGTCTGTCTCCACCGCGGCACGCAGCTGCGCAGCTGCGCGGGCAATGTGAAACAGCTGCGCTGCCCCTTCCACGGCTTCGCCTGGAACCTCGACGGTACGCTGAAGGACATCCCCTGCCGCTGGGACTTCGGGCAGGTGGAAGACAAGGAAATGAACCTCGACGAGGCGCATGTCGATACATGGGCGGGCTTCGTCTTCATCAATCAGTCCGAGGACCCGCAGCCGCTGGCCGAATACATGCATCCTGCGGGCGAGCATTTCGAAAACTGGCCGATGCATGATCGCCATATCAGCGCGCATGTCGGTAAGGTGATGAACTGCAACTGGAAGATGGCGCAGGAGGCTTTCATGGAAGTCTACCATGTCGTCTCCAGCCATCCGCAGGTGCTGCCCTATGTGGGCGACTGCAACAGCCAGTACGATATCTGGCCCGATGCGCCGCATGTCAGCCGCATGCTGACCGCTCAGATGACGCCGAGCCCGCACCTTGGCGACACGGTGAGCGACCAGGAGATGCTCGACGCGATGCAGGCCGACATGGACCTGCCGGGTTTCGAACCCATCACCTCCGTCCCCGAAGGCGTTTCCGGACGCCAGCATTTCGCAGACAAACTGCGCGAGTATTTCACGAAGGTGACGCAGGCCGATTGCAGCCACCTGTCGAATGCGGAGCTGCTCGACGCGATCGAGTATTTCATCTTCCCCAATTTCCACCCCTGGGGCGGCGTCACCCTGCCGATGGTCTATCGCTTCCGGCCCTGGAACAACGATCCGGGCAAGTGCCTGATGGAAGTGATCCTGCTGCGGCCCAATCCGGTTGGGGAGCCCGCCCCGCCGCCCGCGAAGATGCGCATGCTGTCGGAAGACGAGGACTGGGGCTGCGCCTCCGAACTTGGCTGGCTCGGCCTCGTGTTCGACCAGGACGTGGTGAATGTCGCGCGAATGCAGGAAGGCCTGAAGACCACTCGCCGCAAGGGCGTGGTGATGAGCGTCTATCAGGAAAGCCGCATCCGCCACATGCACAACACGCTTTCAACCTATCTCGAACGGCCCTGA
- a CDS encoding VOC family protein, with translation MAKIIHTMIRVADEDRSTRFYKQAFDLDVADRFPFDGFTLVYLRNDECDIELELTINEGQEDAYSHGSGYGHIAVAVDDIEAEHARFEELGFDPTPVKSMDHNGNPLATFFFVTDPDGYKIEILKRQGRYR, from the coding sequence ATGGCGAAAATCATCCACACCATGATCCGCGTCGCCGACGAGGATCGCTCGACCAGATTCTACAAGCAGGCCTTCGATCTCGACGTTGCAGATCGCTTCCCATTCGACGGCTTTACCCTGGTGTACCTGCGTAATGACGAGTGCGATATCGAGCTGGAGCTGACGATCAACGAAGGCCAGGAAGACGCCTACAGCCACGGGAGCGGCTACGGCCATATCGCAGTCGCCGTCGACGATATCGAGGCGGAGCATGCGCGGTTCGAGGAGCTTGGCTTCGACCCGACGCCGGTGAAGTCCATGGACCACAACGGCAACCCGCTTGCGACCTTCTTCTTCGTGACCGATCCCGATGGCTACAAGATCGAGATCCTCAAGCGCCAGGGCCGCTACCGGTGA
- a CDS encoding DUF3604 domain-containing protein, protein MTRALMCGCAALALAGCSAEQRSDQAEGEGPGAQLAATPDKLLWGDLHTHSNMSFDAYSFGTHHFSPEDSYRFARGEAVTSTTGVTAKLQRPLDFLLVADHAEYLGLMQGIERKDPLLQQHALSTRWSGFVEEGRMIDVIQEFVAITSGEAPAEPLPLEFSRNTWAGVIASAEKYNDPGKFTTMIGYEWSAMKSGDNLHRVVMFADGPEKALQTLPYSALESNDPEQLWKALATYETNTGGRVLTIPHNGNLSDGAMFPDKTMSGEPLSIDYRKTRHKFEPVVEVTQVKGDGETHQHISPHDEFADFENWDETDLGRNPRTTDKEELRRQMQGEYARGALKKGLLYTAFDGINPFEFGMIGSTDVHTGIPAVAEDNFFGKFPDSEPSALRLASSMGGALWGNATLSAAGYVGVWARANTRKEIFDAMVRREVYASTGPRIELRLFGGWEFSSADLVGEALVANGYAKGVPMGGILTPSKKANAPGFLLHAAMDPDGAYLDRIQIVKGWRDSDGTLHEQVYDVALSDGRKVDPATGKAPPVGSTVDVKTATFTNSIGEPELRTFWVDPEFDAGQQAFYYARVLQIPTPRWTTYDAVRYNLDLPPNVPAETQDRVYSSPIWYRAPR, encoded by the coding sequence GTGACGCGCGCCCTGATGTGCGGTTGCGCTGCGCTGGCGCTGGCCGGCTGTTCGGCGGAACAGCGGTCCGACCAGGCAGAGGGCGAGGGGCCGGGGGCGCAGCTCGCCGCCACTCCGGACAAGCTGCTCTGGGGTGACCTGCACACGCATTCCAACATGTCGTTCGATGCCTACAGCTTCGGCACGCATCACTTCTCTCCGGAGGATTCCTATCGCTTTGCGCGCGGAGAGGCGGTGACATCCACCACCGGCGTGACGGCAAAGCTGCAACGGCCGCTGGATTTCCTGCTGGTGGCCGATCACGCGGAATATCTCGGCCTGATGCAGGGCATCGAGCGGAAGGACCCGCTGCTGCAGCAGCACGCATTGTCCACCCGCTGGTCCGGCTTCGTCGAGGAAGGCCGCATGATCGATGTGATCCAGGAATTCGTGGCCATCACCTCGGGCGAGGCGCCTGCCGAGCCGCTGCCACTGGAATTTTCCCGCAACACCTGGGCCGGCGTCATCGCTTCGGCGGAGAAGTATAACGATCCGGGCAAGTTCACCACGATGATCGGCTACGAATGGTCTGCCATGAAGAGCGGGGACAACCTGCACCGTGTGGTGATGTTTGCCGACGGTCCGGAAAAAGCACTTCAGACGCTTCCCTATTCGGCGCTGGAGAGCAACGATCCGGAGCAGCTCTGGAAGGCGCTGGCGACATACGAAACCAATACCGGTGGGCGTGTCCTGACCATCCCGCACAATGGCAATCTGTCCGACGGGGCGATGTTCCCCGACAAGACCATGTCCGGCGAGCCGCTGTCGATCGATTACCGCAAGACCCGCCACAAGTTCGAACCGGTAGTGGAGGTCACGCAGGTAAAGGGCGATGGGGAGACGCACCAGCATATCTCCCCGCATGACGAATTTGCGGATTTCGAGAACTGGGACGAGACGGACCTCGGCCGCAATCCGCGCACGACTGACAAGGAGGAGCTGCGCCGCCAGATGCAGGGCGAATATGCCCGCGGCGCACTCAAAAAAGGGCTGCTTTATACTGCCTTCGACGGCATCAATCCGTTCGAATTCGGCATGATCGGCAGCACCGATGTGCATACCGGCATCCCGGCTGTCGCGGAGGACAATTTCTTCGGGAAGTTCCCGGATTCCGAACCATCTGCGCTGCGCCTTGCCTCGTCCATGGGCGGCGCGCTCTGGGGTAACGCCACCTTGTCCGCAGCAGGCTATGTCGGCGTCTGGGCGCGAGCGAACACGCGCAAGGAGATCTTCGACGCCATGGTGCGCCGGGAAGTCTATGCCTCCACCGGACCGCGGATCGAGCTGCGACTGTTCGGCGGCTGGGAATTTTCCAGCGCGGACCTGGTCGGAGAGGCGCTGGTTGCCAACGGTTACGCCAAGGGTGTGCCGATGGGTGGCATCCTGACACCTTCGAAGAAGGCTAATGCGCCGGGCTTCCTGCTGCATGCAGCCATGGATCCCGACGGAGCTTACCTGGACCGTATCCAGATCGTGAAGGGCTGGCGCGACAGCGACGGGACGCTGCACGAACAGGTCTATGACGTGGCCCTGTCCGATGGCCGCAAGGTCGATCCCGCGACTGGCAAGGCGCCGCCAGTGGGCAGCACCGTGGACGTGAAGACTGCGACGTTCACAAATTCCATCGGCGAACCGGAACTGCGTACTTTCTGGGTCGATCCGGAATTCGATGCCGGACAGCAGGCGTTCTATTACGCACGCGTGTTGCAGATCCCCACGCCGCGTTGGACGACTTACGATGCGGTGCGATACAATCTGGACCTGCCGCCCAATGTCCCGGCAGAGACCCAGGATCGGGTTTACAGTTCGCCCATCTGGTACCGCGCGCCGCGCTGA
- a CDS encoding cupin domain-containing protein, giving the protein MAEAYNPEYDPTGLEGAIDTNRMYWLDAPHLPGVSLKPLRTSTESSFFTTMVRIAAGAELPDAVYLGGMDMWVLSGRLTYQQDSEISILEPGVWGFIGANSRVASIKAETDAELLVNFYGAAAFLGDGNSVNSILTSLDVLRLAREHKSPLVPNTLAYCAKDTSNRFEGDGEPMAIASKEAGELFVGGAGEFATPADVRHPHFVDTRAVPWAVDENIPDVGLKILRISEETGFVTMVVRHNGEAPPHRHLAGADFLVLQGAMGYRAGPPEGTGPGIWVYEPPGARHESTQRLGTQDLIYTANLYGPIAFDSGKGTPPVAILSWMEYQQLAEAAGAKLIPSSKSEAATLLAWAPIAKRPA; this is encoded by the coding sequence ATGGCTGAAGCGTATAATCCTGAATACGATCCCACTGGGCTCGAAGGCGCAATCGATACGAACAGGATGTATTGGCTCGATGCGCCGCACCTGCCCGGCGTCTCGCTGAAGCCGCTACGGACGAGCACGGAAAGCAGCTTCTTTACCACCATGGTGCGCATCGCGGCCGGGGCAGAGCTGCCCGATGCCGTCTACCTTGGCGGCATGGACATGTGGGTCCTTTCGGGCAGGCTGACATACCAGCAGGACAGCGAAATCAGCATCCTAGAGCCGGGCGTCTGGGGCTTCATCGGCGCAAATTCGCGCGTCGCCTCCATCAAGGCGGAAACCGATGCCGAACTACTCGTCAATTTCTACGGCGCCGCTGCCTTCCTGGGGGACGGCAATTCCGTCAATTCCATCCTGACGAGCCTGGATGTGCTGCGCCTTGCCCGGGAGCATAAGTCACCGCTTGTGCCCAACACCCTGGCTTATTGCGCCAAGGACACCTCCAACCGCTTCGAGGGCGATGGCGAACCCATGGCTATCGCATCGAAAGAAGCGGGCGAGCTGTTCGTCGGCGGGGCAGGCGAATTCGCCACGCCGGCCGATGTGCGCCACCCGCATTTCGTAGACACCAGGGCCGTCCCGTGGGCGGTCGACGAGAATATTCCCGACGTAGGCCTCAAGATCCTCCGCATCAGCGAAGAGACCGGCTTCGTTACCATGGTGGTGCGTCACAACGGCGAAGCACCCCCTCACCGTCACTTGGCCGGCGCCGACTTCCTCGTGCTCCAGGGCGCCATGGGATATCGCGCCGGGCCGCCGGAGGGCACCGGACCCGGCATCTGGGTTTACGAGCCGCCGGGAGCGCGCCATGAATCGACTCAGCGGCTCGGCACACAGGACCTGATCTACACGGCCAATCTCTATGGCCCTATCGCCTTCGATTCCGGCAAGGGCACGCCGCCTGTCGCGATCCTGTCCTGGATGGAATACCAGCAGCTGGCAGAGGCCGCCGGCGCGAAGCTGATCCCCAGCTCCAAGTCCGAGGCGGCGACGCTGCTGGCCTGGGCCCCGATAGCCAAGCGCCCGGCCTGA
- a CDS encoding SDR family NAD(P)-dependent oxidoreductase, whose protein sequence is MFEGRIALVTGGLRGIGAATATMLAERGATVIVGDIVPQEDPEVTDFLASLGAGANYLTLDVADEAHWIAAREFIAEEFGRLDVLVNNAGVDCVGPVESIEIDAWRRMMAVNSDGVFLGTKHLTRLLSAAGAKSPCGAAIVNVSSMLGMVGMADVSPYSASKGAVRAFTKAIAAEFNAKKQPIRVNSVHPGFVHTPMLERGMQAADAGESGAGAAMLAGLEAATPIGRIARPAEVAEAICFLASDAASFCTGSELTVDGGWTAQ, encoded by the coding sequence ATGTTCGAAGGTCGTATCGCCCTCGTCACCGGCGGCCTGCGAGGCATCGGCGCGGCAACTGCCACCATGCTGGCAGAGCGCGGCGCGACAGTCATCGTCGGCGATATCGTCCCGCAGGAAGATCCTGAAGTCACCGATTTCCTCGCTTCACTGGGGGCTGGCGCAAACTACCTCACGCTCGACGTGGCCGACGAAGCGCACTGGATTGCCGCGCGCGAGTTCATTGCGGAAGAATTCGGTCGATTGGATGTGCTCGTCAACAATGCCGGTGTCGATTGCGTGGGGCCGGTCGAGAGCATCGAGATCGACGCATGGCGCCGGATGATGGCCGTCAACAGCGATGGCGTGTTCCTGGGCACCAAGCACCTCACCCGCCTTTTGAGCGCCGCGGGGGCAAAGTCGCCCTGCGGCGCAGCGATCGTCAATGTCAGCTCGATGCTGGGCATGGTCGGCATGGCGGATGTCTCGCCCTATAGCGCCAGCAAGGGGGCCGTGCGTGCCTTTACGAAGGCCATCGCGGCGGAGTTTAACGCAAAGAAGCAGCCAATCCGCGTCAATTCCGTGCATCCGGGTTTCGTCCATACGCCAATGCTTGAGCGCGGGATGCAGGCCGCAGACGCCGGCGAAAGCGGCGCCGGAGCAGCCATGTTGGCAGGGTTGGAGGCCGCAACGCCAATCGGACGGATCGCCAGGCCTGCGGAAGTTGCAGAGGCGATCTGCTTCCTCGCTTCCGATGCTGCCAGTTTCTGCACCGGATCCGAACTTACCGTCGATGGCGGCTGGACCGCACAATGA
- a CDS encoding TonB-dependent receptor, with protein MASVSAVALVAAAAPAYAQTVNEDEEMEQDAQAPGTGFGEIIVTANRRAENVQDVPIAVTALNEELIEQKFSRDLLDLGSIAPNIVVDPILGNGTAAIAIRGIQLNDVEKSFDPPVGVFLDGVYLASTTGALLNVFDAETIEVLRGPQGTLFGRNTIGGLMHIRRNRPTGELGGKVSVTYGRFDQFDVKAVLNLPSFANGAIKAKVAAVRLDGGGYFYNVTRNEREGDNDLFMISPMIEFEIGNRGEVTVAYDYIRDRTATRPVTALTDPNQLFGTLPGGIGLGQPATNVDYHRQTRTSFDQAARLDTHSVTLNGRYEVADGHEIYAVLNYRDTDEDALNEFDGVAADLFYATRPQKIDQFSAELRYQADLGPANIVAGLYYFDSDYTISQRTFFFGGEVGGTDYQQSAKSYAVFAQLDYEVLDGLTVTLGGRYLIDEKAACGGLGSGPVDNRTYIISYGACNETRRNAPGFSNALPAPLTGSVTGEETWKKFTPKLGLSYDFGDKLIYASYSEGFRSGGFNGRGNDILTLGPYNPETVENYELGFKSEWLDRRIILNGSFFRTKYKDKQEDVVFPDPRGATVTIVQNAASATLFGFELESRVMPAEGLSLGLNVGYLDASYDQWLDQAPLLSGPNAGDLATIDKTDFELRRAPRWNVQADMNYELLLGNGDGIIFAADYSWKSKYYVVANTINIHTNIPGRENPGKIDAFGLLNASVSYEGSNFKFSIFGRNLTGTEYFQHVLDVGTTFGVQPGSTQPVPTFGLWSFGTINPPTTYGAEIVFEF; from the coding sequence TTGGCCTCTGTCAGCGCAGTCGCGCTCGTCGCAGCGGCTGCTCCGGCATACGCTCAGACGGTCAACGAAGACGAGGAAATGGAGCAGGATGCCCAGGCACCGGGCACCGGCTTCGGCGAGATCATCGTCACCGCCAACCGCCGCGCCGAAAATGTGCAGGACGTTCCGATCGCAGTGACCGCTCTCAATGAAGAGCTGATCGAGCAGAAGTTCAGCCGCGACCTCCTCGACCTTGGCAGCATCGCTCCCAATATCGTCGTCGACCCGATCCTCGGTAACGGCACGGCAGCCATCGCCATCCGCGGCATCCAGCTGAATGACGTGGAAAAGAGCTTCGACCCGCCGGTCGGCGTCTTCCTCGACGGCGTCTATCTCGCCTCCACGACGGGCGCCCTTCTCAACGTTTTCGATGCGGAGACGATCGAAGTCCTGCGCGGCCCGCAGGGCACGCTGTTCGGCCGCAATACGATCGGCGGCCTGATGCATATCCGCCGCAACCGGCCTACCGGCGAACTGGGCGGCAAGGTCAGCGTCACTTACGGACGCTTCGACCAGTTTGACGTCAAGGCCGTGCTCAACCTGCCGTCCTTTGCGAACGGCGCGATCAAGGCAAAGGTCGCTGCAGTCCGCCTCGACGGCGGTGGCTACTTCTACAATGTCACGCGCAACGAACGCGAAGGTGACAACGATCTGTTCATGATTAGCCCGATGATCGAATTCGAAATCGGTAATCGCGGCGAAGTGACCGTCGCATACGATTATATCCGCGATCGCACGGCGACGCGCCCGGTGACGGCGCTGACCGATCCGAACCAGCTGTTCGGCACGCTGCCGGGCGGTATCGGACTGGGCCAGCCGGCAACCAATGTCGACTACCATCGCCAGACGCGGACCTCTTTCGACCAGGCCGCCAGGCTCGACACGCACTCCGTCACGCTCAACGGCCGTTACGAAGTTGCGGACGGGCATGAGATCTACGCCGTTCTGAATTACCGCGATACGGACGAAGACGCGCTGAACGAGTTCGACGGCGTCGCCGCGGACCTGTTCTACGCCACGCGTCCGCAGAAGATTGACCAGTTCTCGGCAGAGCTTCGTTATCAGGCCGACCTGGGACCGGCCAATATCGTCGCGGGTCTGTATTACTTCGACAGCGACTACACCATCAGCCAGCGCACCTTCTTCTTTGGCGGTGAAGTCGGCGGGACGGATTACCAGCAGTCGGCCAAAAGCTACGCCGTATTCGCGCAGCTGGACTACGAAGTGCTCGATGGCCTGACGGTCACGCTGGGCGGACGCTACCTGATCGACGAGAAGGCTGCCTGCGGTGGCCTCGGCAGCGGTCCGGTGGATAACCGCACTTACATCATCTCTTATGGTGCATGTAACGAGACGCGGCGTAATGCGCCCGGCTTCAGCAACGCACTTCCGGCGCCGCTCACCGGCTCCGTTACGGGCGAGGAGACCTGGAAGAAATTCACTCCAAAGCTGGGCCTCAGCTACGACTTCGGCGACAAGCTGATTTACGCGTCCTATTCCGAAGGCTTCCGCTCCGGCGGCTTCAACGGCCGTGGCAACGACATCCTGACGCTTGGGCCGTACAATCCCGAGACGGTCGAGAACTACGAGCTTGGCTTCAAGTCGGAATGGCTCGATCGCCGGATCATCCTGAACGGCTCGTTCTTCCGCACCAAGTATAAGGACAAGCAGGAAGACGTGGTCTTCCCGGATCCGCGCGGTGCGACGGTCACGATCGTGCAGAACGCCGCTTCGGCCACGCTGTTCGGTTTCGAACTGGAAAGCCGCGTCATGCCCGCAGAGGGCCTGAGCCTGGGCCTGAATGTCGGTTACCTGGACGCAAGTTACGATCAGTGGCTTGACCAGGCGCCGCTCCTTTCGGGTCCCAATGCCGGCGATCTGGCGACAATCGACAAGACGGACTTCGAACTGCGCCGCGCACCGCGCTGGAACGTGCAGGCCGACATGAATTACGAACTCCTGCTCGGTAATGGAGATGGCATCATCTTCGCTGCCGATTATTCCTGGAAGTCGAAATATTACGTCGTCGCCAACACGATCAACATCCACACCAACATTCCGGGCCGGGAAAATCCGGGCAAGATCGACGCATTCGGGCTGCTGAATGCATCTGTCTCTTACGAAGGGAGCAACTTCAAGTTCTCCATCTTCGGCCGTAACCTGACCGGGACGGAATACTTCCAGCACGTGCTGGACGTGGGGACGACCTTCGGCGTGCAGCCGGGAAGCACCCAGCCGGTCCCGACCTTCGGTCTGTGGTCCTTCGGCACGATTAACCCGCCGACCACCTATGGCGCGGAAATCGTGTTCGAATTCTAA